In the genome of Desulfuromonas sp. DDH964, one region contains:
- a CDS encoding lysophospholipid acyltransferase family protein, protein MADRRLKNYIENILFQAAAALLRALPRRLALAIGAGLGRLSCHLLGKRRRTARANLQQAFPAMSPAELDRTLVSHFRHLGLSGVEMLLLDRLNDPAQFNRYVTVKGQEHLDKAAAHGKGVILLSGHVGFWEIGAIVMPALGFPTDFVAKRMKNPSINDYFQRIREQGGCRFLDAKRGARRIIKSLAEKRCVGILIDQHMTPKHAVQVPFFGRPAWTTPIITQIAMKQQVPIVPIFCWRTPDNRYEIEFQKPILLADDPAPEAVTANTALLTACIETAVRRDISQWFWVHRRWRP, encoded by the coding sequence ATGGCCGATCGCAGGCTGAAAAACTACATAGAAAACATCCTTTTTCAGGCGGCAGCCGCTCTGCTAAGGGCCCTTCCCCGGCGCCTCGCTCTCGCCATCGGCGCCGGACTCGGGCGGCTCAGTTGCCATCTTCTCGGCAAACGCCGTCGCACCGCCCGCGCCAATCTGCAGCAGGCGTTTCCGGCGATGAGCCCGGCTGAGCTCGACCGGACACTCGTCAGTCATTTTCGCCACCTCGGTCTCAGCGGCGTCGAAATGCTCCTCCTCGATCGCCTCAATGACCCCGCCCAATTCAACCGATACGTCACGGTGAAGGGCCAGGAGCATCTGGACAAGGCGGCCGCCCATGGCAAGGGGGTCATCCTCCTCTCCGGCCACGTCGGTTTTTGGGAGATCGGCGCCATCGTCATGCCGGCCCTCGGCTTTCCCACCGACTTCGTCGCCAAGCGCATGAAAAATCCCTCCATCAACGACTATTTCCAGCGCATTCGTGAACAGGGGGGGTGCCGTTTTCTCGACGCCAAGCGGGGCGCCCGGCGGATTATCAAGTCCCTGGCTGAAAAACGCTGCGTCGGCATCCTCATCGACCAGCACATGACCCCCAAGCATGCGGTTCAGGTCCCCTTCTTCGGTCGCCCCGCCTGGACCACGCCGATCATCACCCAGATCGCCATGAAGCAGCAGGTACCGATCGTCCCGATCTTCTGCTGGCGGACCCCCGACAATCGCTACGAGATCGAGTTCCAGAAACCGATCCTGCTGGCCGACGATCCGGCGCCGGAAGCGGTCACCGCCAACACGGCGCTGCTCACCGCCTGCATCGAAACCGCAGTGCGCCGCGACATCAGCCAGTGGTTCTGGGTCCACCGCCGCTGGCGCCCCTGA
- a CDS encoding CxxxxCH/CxxCH domain-containing protein, translating to MKLQKLLSLGLILWAAAMLLAGCGSSTNSASDGTNVSGPAAQGVLVDPYIVGAVLQEIGADGGVLQRQSTPTQADGSFTFPGPLTPGSTITIKPSPVPKHNGVDYHGILKRKVGTNASGTVVVSPLTTLLAGGASEQQVLDRFAASGLTGLSSADLYADPMAAFNQTGGVTAGSRLAPLQAAMAANAFMELTGNYSPDAASLSDSNFQDAVTIVTEILNSANFSALANDPAVVDAGTALTAADFVATATSLCQSAQAAVRLGNPVLNAIDTVLITAPAVARQHYVANHGTTGGGNGGNGGGGDAVAGKVVYDNSCSSCHKFGSADTSGFAPDLANKGSLVATKIGAGHNGVSLSATQVSDLAAYLDGATTPTPPPTPTPDGGALYDGNCAGCHKFDTFDNAGFAPDLNNKSTLISAKLATGHNGVALAANEVTALVDWIAANSTVVTPPPPGPTPVPLDGAALYDGNCAGCHKFDTYDTVGFAPDLNNKSTLISAKLAAGHNGVALAANEVTALVDWIAVNSVVVTPPPPDPTPVPVDGSAIYDGNCAGCHKFGSIDTAGFAPDLNNKSNLIAAKLAAGHNSIVLAANEIAALVDWIATNSVVVTPPPPDPTPAPLDGAVLYDGNCAGCHKLGTYDSVGFAPDLNNKSALIAAKLAAGHNGVALAANEVAALVDWVATNSVVVTPPPPPTPGPLDGAALYAAECAGCHLDLASTTKPGRSAAAISAAIAGNVGNMGYIVLTAEQVQAIADALPPADPTTPPGPDYSNCTACHGQPPNGSAYPNGAGAHAVHKALANVGTVCNTCHTGAAHNGWIDLGFLSAYNAKSGSAAENPNGTATCVNVSCHGGKTTPDWSTGSINVNSDCTACHTIGTGQYNSYNSGQHSRSNHARQACTVCHNTTTLATNHFTRLDTAAMEGPAAATIGGGSTRVNSYNASTRTCTTSCHGSERW from the coding sequence TTGAAACTTCAAAAACTTCTTTCCCTCGGACTGATCCTGTGGGCCGCCGCCATGCTGCTGGCCGGCTGCGGCTCAAGCACCAATTCTGCCAGCGACGGCACCAATGTGAGCGGCCCCGCCGCCCAGGGGGTACTGGTCGATCCCTACATCGTCGGCGCGGTCCTGCAGGAAATCGGCGCGGACGGCGGCGTTTTGCAACGCCAGTCCACACCGACCCAGGCGGACGGCAGCTTCACCTTCCCGGGACCGCTGACCCCCGGATCGACCATTACCATCAAACCGTCACCGGTTCCCAAGCATAACGGCGTCGACTACCACGGTATTCTCAAGCGCAAGGTCGGCACCAATGCCAGCGGCACCGTGGTCGTCTCCCCACTGACGACCCTGCTTGCCGGGGGAGCCAGCGAACAGCAGGTCCTCGACCGTTTTGCCGCCTCCGGCCTCACCGGCCTGTCGTCGGCCGATCTCTATGCCGACCCGATGGCCGCCTTCAACCAGACCGGAGGAGTCACCGCGGGTAGCCGCCTGGCCCCGTTGCAGGCCGCCATGGCTGCTAACGCCTTCATGGAACTGACCGGCAACTACAGCCCTGACGCCGCCAGTCTCAGCGACTCCAACTTCCAGGATGCGGTCACCATCGTCACCGAGATTCTCAATTCGGCCAATTTCAGCGCCCTTGCCAATGACCCGGCCGTTGTCGATGCCGGTACTGCGCTCACAGCTGCCGATTTCGTCGCCACGGCGACCAGCCTTTGCCAGAGCGCCCAGGCTGCGGTACGCCTCGGTAACCCGGTCCTGAACGCTATCGACACCGTACTGATTACCGCTCCTGCCGTCGCCCGCCAGCATTACGTCGCCAACCACGGCACCACTGGCGGTGGCAACGGCGGCAATGGCGGCGGTGGCGACGCTGTTGCCGGCAAGGTCGTCTACGACAACAGTTGCAGCTCCTGTCACAAATTCGGCAGCGCCGATACCAGCGGCTTCGCGCCGGACCTGGCCAACAAGGGATCACTGGTGGCGACCAAGATCGGCGCCGGCCACAACGGCGTCAGCCTTTCGGCGACCCAGGTGAGCGACCTCGCCGCCTATCTCGACGGCGCCACCACTCCGACCCCGCCGCCGACCCCGACCCCGGACGGCGGCGCCCTCTACGACGGAAACTGCGCCGGCTGTCACAAGTTCGACACCTTCGATAATGCGGGTTTCGCCCCCGACCTCAACAACAAGTCGACCCTGATCAGTGCCAAACTTGCCACCGGCCACAACGGTGTCGCGCTGGCCGCCAACGAAGTGACGGCCCTGGTCGACTGGATCGCTGCCAACAGCACCGTCGTCACCCCGCCGCCGCCCGGCCCGACTCCGGTTCCTCTCGATGGTGCCGCGCTCTACGATGGCAACTGTGCCGGCTGTCACAAATTCGATACCTACGATACCGTGGGTTTCGCCCCTGATCTCAACAACAAGTCGACCCTGATCAGCGCTAAGCTCGCCGCCGGTCACAACGGCGTCGCCCTGGCTGCCAACGAAGTGACGGCCCTGGTCGACTGGATCGCCGTCAACAGCGTCGTCGTCACCCCGCCGCCGCCCGACCCGACTCCGGTTCCGGTCGACGGTTCCGCAATCTACGACGGTAACTGTGCCGGCTGTCACAAATTCGGCAGCATCGACACCGCCGGGTTTGCTCCCGACCTCAACAACAAATCGAACCTGATTGCGGCCAAGCTTGCCGCCGGTCACAACAGCATCGTCCTGGCCGCCAACGAGATTGCGGCCCTGGTCGACTGGATTGCGACCAACAGCGTCGTCGTCACTCCGCCGCCGCCCGACCCGACTCCGGCCCCTCTCGACGGTGCCGTGCTCTACGATGGCAACTGTGCCGGCTGTCACAAGCTAGGGACCTACGATTCCGTGGGTTTCGCTCCTGACCTCAACAACAAATCGGCGCTGATCGCCGCCAAGCTCGCCGCCGGCCACAACGGCGTCGCGCTGGCCGCCAATGAGGTCGCCGCTCTGGTCGACTGGGTTGCGACCAACAGCGTCGTCGTCACCCCGCCACCGCCCCCGACGCCTGGTCCCCTGGACGGCGCCGCCCTTTATGCCGCAGAGTGCGCCGGTTGTCACCTTGACCTAGCGAGCACCACCAAGCCCGGCCGTAGCGCCGCCGCTATCAGCGCCGCCATTGCCGGCAATGTCGGCAACATGGGCTACATCGTCCTGACTGCAGAGCAGGTGCAGGCGATTGCCGATGCATTGCCGCCGGCCGACCCGACCACGCCCCCGGGTCCCGACTACAGCAATTGCACCGCCTGCCACGGCCAGCCGCCCAATGGCAGTGCCTACCCGAACGGCGCCGGCGCTCATGCCGTGCACAAGGCCCTCGCCAACGTCGGAACCGTCTGCAATACCTGTCACACCGGTGCCGCCCACAACGGCTGGATCGATCTCGGCTTCCTCTCGGCCTACAATGCCAAGAGCGGCAGCGCCGCCGAGAACCCCAACGGCACCGCGACCTGCGTCAACGTCAGCTGCCACGGCGGCAAGACGACCCCGGACTGGTCGACCGGCAGCATCAATGTCAACAGCGACTGCACCGCCTGCCATACCATTGGCACCGGTCAATACAACAGCTACAATTCCGGTCAGCACAGCCGAAGCAACCATGCGCGCCAGGCCTGCACCGTCTGTCACAACACCACCACCCTGGCGACCAACCACTTCACCCGCCTTGACACGGCGGCCATGGAGGGACCGGCTGCGGCTACCATCGGTGGCGGCTCCACCCGGGTGAACAGCTACAACGCTTCGACCCGAACCTGTACCACCAGCTGCCACGGCAGCGAACGCTGGTAA